A portion of the Luteolibacter yonseiensis genome contains these proteins:
- a CDS encoding recombinase family protein, producing MKRENARTPVAILVRVSTAKQETDRQVHELREVATANRWKVVEVIEEQVSGNAAEADRAGIERAMELARSGSIRKVLVHEVSRVARRNSTAHRFVEDLEGCGVSLYWHAQRIETLLPSGKRNPAASIMFSLLAEMARNERETLVERIKSGLEEARRKGHTLGRPAGSVQTRDEMLAKHRDVVRHLRAGHSIRHTAKITGKGVSTVQRVKAAMQPVFGKVDYIAADQRGTFVELPTLTGR from the coding sequence ATGAAAAGAGAGAACGCGAGAACCCCGGTGGCGATTCTTGTCCGGGTATCCACCGCCAAGCAGGAAACCGACCGCCAGGTCCATGAACTCCGGGAGGTCGCCACGGCGAACAGATGGAAGGTGGTGGAGGTGATCGAAGAACAGGTATCAGGCAATGCCGCCGAGGCGGACCGAGCAGGTATCGAGCGGGCCATGGAACTGGCGCGGTCGGGATCAATCAGGAAGGTGCTGGTTCACGAGGTTTCCCGGGTGGCCCGCCGGAATTCCACCGCGCACCGGTTTGTGGAGGACCTGGAGGGTTGTGGTGTTTCCCTGTATTGGCACGCCCAGCGGATTGAAACCCTGCTCCCGTCTGGAAAGCGAAACCCCGCCGCGTCGATCATGTTTTCGTTGTTGGCGGAGATGGCGCGTAACGAACGTGAAACGCTGGTTGAGCGGATCAAGTCCGGTTTGGAGGAAGCCCGCCGGAAGGGGCACACTCTCGGTCGCCCCGCCGGGTCGGTTCAAACCCGGGATGAGATGTTGGCCAAGCACCGGGATGTGGTGCGGCATCTTCGGGCAGGTCATTCAATCCGGCACACTGCCAAGATCACCGGCAAGGGTGTGTCCACAGTACAGCGGGTGAAAGCCGCCATGCAACCGGTCTTCGGAAAAGTCGATTATATCGCTGCCGATCAGAGGGGAACGTTTGTCGAGCTTCCAACTCTGACTGGAAGGTGA
- a CDS encoding cyclic GMP-AMP synthase DncV-like nucleotidyltransferase, whose translation MFDYSEQIEAFREEKVRLPKGFKEKLFAHRDSNRDRLILRLPKRIDGLSISQSSFKPQGSSAVRTIIQTKFVNEEYDIDDGLVLWRDELVDDDGNELTSTQVKEHVLEALKDARFAKQPNMAANAIRVYYKEGDEERHHIDFPVYRKYEKDNGDMVRELAGEFGWTESDPTQLNHWFNNEVKSRNTDVEGHGTQMRRLIQLLKRFCRSRYNWDMPNGMKLTMLVVECQPAFHSRLDLAFRRLLEELKDRLEDNKVILNLAHPDKPPITRTDADDNVTEFLSKIEEALENLGVLDTPDHQDNKSARDAWEWVFQSDGYFRDYDKAKEDKEKAARLKAVAATITAGTAKTSSIVGIGSAGVRNLPHSFYGDRF comes from the coding sequence ATGTTTGACTATTCAGAACAAATCGAAGCCTTCCGTGAGGAAAAAGTCCGTCTCCCCAAGGGATTCAAAGAAAAGCTCTTCGCCCACCGTGATTCCAATCGGGACCGCCTGATTTTGCGGCTACCCAAGCGGATTGACGGACTCTCCATTTCCCAAAGCTCGTTCAAACCCCAGGGATCATCTGCGGTTCGGACCATCATTCAGACGAAATTCGTCAATGAGGAATACGACATCGATGACGGCCTCGTATTATGGCGGGACGAACTGGTCGATGACGACGGCAACGAACTCACCTCCACCCAGGTCAAGGAGCACGTGCTGGAAGCGCTCAAGGATGCGCGTTTCGCAAAACAGCCCAACATGGCCGCCAATGCCATCCGCGTTTATTACAAGGAGGGCGACGAGGAGCGCCATCACATCGATTTCCCCGTTTACCGGAAATACGAAAAGGACAACGGCGACATGGTGCGGGAACTCGCCGGTGAATTTGGCTGGACGGAATCCGATCCAACCCAACTCAATCACTGGTTCAACAATGAGGTCAAATCCCGCAACACGGACGTCGAAGGCCATGGCACGCAGATGCGTCGGTTGATCCAACTCCTGAAACGCTTTTGCCGCAGCCGTTACAACTGGGACATGCCAAACGGCATGAAACTCACGATGCTCGTTGTCGAATGCCAGCCGGCATTCCACTCCCGTCTTGATCTGGCCTTCCGACGATTGCTTGAGGAGCTCAAGGACCGCCTTGAAGACAACAAAGTGATCCTGAACCTTGCTCACCCGGACAAGCCGCCCATCACCCGCACCGACGCGGATGACAACGTCACCGAATTCCTTTCAAAAATCGAGGAGGCGCTCGAAAATCTCGGAGTTCTGGACACACCGGATCACCAAGATAACAAAAGCGCCCGCGATGCGTGGGAGTGGGTCTTTCAAAGTGACGGTTACTTCCGCGACTACGACAAAGCCAAGGAAGACAAAGAAAAGGCAGCACGCCTTAAAGCCGTCGCAGCAACCATCACCGCGGGGACCGCAAAAACCTCCAGCATCGTAGGTATCGGATCTGCTGGAGTCCGTAACCTACCCCACAGTTTCTATGGCGACCGTTTTTAA
- a CDS encoding DUF6602 domain-containing protein translates to MIQTIENKPTDEDAGVLFLQESFASEQVCLEASLRSSNRIRHQGDKGEVNEQHFIDFLRHYLPDRYTVDKAMVIDSRGDTSDSIDVVVFDRQYTPTLMDSDKHRYVPAESVYAVFECKPTINKGYLEYAGDKAASVRKLHRTSIPIVHAGGVYPAKEPQHIIAGILAIDVEWADGLGASFLENHSALSGPMALDCGFAANGACFDTFKEGGGLTYGPPENSLAYFAFRLLSRLQACATVPAVDWSAYANQLAKTITA, encoded by the coding sequence ATGATCCAAACCATCGAAAACAAGCCAACGGATGAGGACGCAGGAGTCCTCTTTCTCCAAGAATCCTTCGCCAGCGAACAGGTCTGCCTTGAGGCAAGCCTCCGCTCCTCAAACCGAATCCGCCACCAGGGCGACAAAGGAGAGGTCAACGAACAGCACTTCATCGACTTCCTACGCCATTACCTTCCTGACCGCTACACGGTCGACAAGGCGATGGTCATCGACTCCCGCGGAGACACCAGCGACTCCATTGATGTCGTCGTCTTCGACCGTCAATACACCCCTACATTGATGGACAGTGACAAACATCGCTACGTCCCTGCGGAAAGCGTTTACGCCGTGTTCGAGTGCAAACCAACCATCAACAAGGGATACCTCGAATACGCCGGGGATAAAGCAGCATCGGTGAGGAAACTCCACCGCACTTCGATCCCCATTGTTCACGCAGGTGGCGTTTATCCCGCCAAAGAGCCTCAGCACATCATTGCTGGAATCTTGGCCATCGACGTGGAATGGGCCGACGGCCTTGGAGCTTCGTTCCTTGAAAATCACTCCGCACTCAGCGGACCGATGGCTCTCGATTGCGGATTCGCCGCCAACGGCGCCTGTTTTGACACCTTCAAGGAAGGGGGAGGACTCACCTACGGCCCTCCCGAAAACTCGCTGGCTTACTTCGCCTTCCGCCTTCTCAGCCGTCTCCAGGCCTGTGCAACGGTCCCAGCCGTTGACTGGTCCGCCTACGCAAACCAACTCGCCAAAACCATCACCGCCTAA
- a CDS encoding ImmA/IrrE family metallo-endopeptidase: protein MKKDPERIKAGAAAFRILSEFGFPHPREIDLKDLAMDRKVFVREGEIKGAEGRLLRKGKNGVIHIRKDIGSEGRRRFTIAHELGHWELHAAYSQFLCDAEDMRDYGRSPLEVEANCFAAELLMPNSHFRAACGNQEPSMALIESLADDFQTTLTSTAIRFADVSKRRVVVVYYQNNVVRWSYSDPKKNLPFVVSGRPVPNFSSATLDTSEVANRMDHYEDADWFPQLSWGKEDVNEETKRMGSLKGGLTLLWFC, encoded by the coding sequence ATGAAAAAGGATCCTGAGCGGATCAAGGCGGGTGCCGCCGCCTTTCGTATTCTTTCTGAATTCGGATTTCCTCATCCTCGGGAAATCGATTTGAAGGATTTGGCCATGGATAGGAAGGTCTTCGTCCGTGAGGGAGAAATCAAGGGAGCCGAGGGGCGTTTGCTGAGGAAGGGCAAGAACGGTGTGATTCACATCCGGAAGGATATCGGTTCCGAAGGTCGCCGTCGGTTTACGATTGCCCATGAGTTGGGGCATTGGGAGCTGCACGCGGCTTACTCCCAATTTCTCTGCGATGCGGAAGACATGAGGGATTACGGTCGGTCTCCTCTTGAGGTGGAGGCGAATTGTTTTGCCGCCGAGCTTCTAATGCCGAATTCCCATTTTCGAGCTGCTTGCGGGAACCAAGAGCCCTCCATGGCCTTGATTGAATCGCTGGCCGATGATTTTCAAACGACTTTGACCTCCACCGCCATACGATTTGCCGATGTAAGCAAGAGGCGTGTCGTGGTTGTCTATTATCAGAACAATGTCGTTCGGTGGAGCTATTCAGATCCTAAGAAAAACCTGCCATTCGTGGTGTCGGGAAGACCTGTTCCGAATTTCAGTTCGGCCACATTGGACACGAGTGAGGTGGCAAACCGAATGGATCATTATGAGGACGCGGACTGGTTTCCCCAATTATCGTGGGGCAAGGAAGATGTGAATGAGGAAACCAAAAGGATGGGTTCCTTGAAGGGTGGGTTAACTTTGTTGTGGTTCTGTTGA
- a CDS encoding AlbA family DNA-binding domain-containing protein, whose amino-acid sequence MISQLKPLHEWDLGYVENLPPVESEWLDFKAARWLTDEGKVLQNLSCYVSAFANYSGGYLVIGCHDPSPGQPIKFDEGADFSIKGGLQGWLEDVIHSLVSPPVSRIGVRLLPFPQDPGRGVVVIRIDPSGDAPHQARDLIFYQRVGSKLKGLSTQHILDIRSRIRHPEILVSLELHLWRYETRKEPKSNLLWKVENVSDSLCRHFGLNIMAPTQYRGRATGYADPNYMEDDPTEPNLKYFRVSAGNNMRSPLFPRARWKGNIPVSFGGTWDDKHETLDSFLVTAYADSAPPKMFAFKIGEIVEFHDGL is encoded by the coding sequence ATGATTTCTCAACTAAAACCCCTTCACGAGTGGGACCTTGGTTACGTTGAAAACCTGCCGCCCGTTGAGTCCGAATGGCTAGATTTCAAAGCAGCCAGGTGGCTGACGGATGAAGGGAAGGTTCTGCAGAACCTTTCTTGCTACGTCTCAGCCTTTGCCAACTACAGCGGTGGTTACCTTGTGATTGGTTGCCATGATCCAAGCCCCGGCCAGCCGATCAAATTTGATGAGGGGGCTGATTTCTCCATAAAAGGAGGGCTGCAAGGGTGGCTTGAAGACGTGATACACTCACTGGTGAGTCCTCCTGTTTCGCGGATCGGCGTTCGGCTTCTTCCATTTCCTCAAGATCCTGGTCGAGGTGTCGTGGTCATTCGGATCGACCCGAGCGGGGATGCTCCTCACCAAGCCCGCGACCTTATATTCTATCAGAGGGTAGGCTCAAAATTGAAGGGGTTATCCACTCAGCATATCCTTGATATTCGAAGCCGAATTCGTCATCCGGAGATCCTGGTGAGCTTAGAATTGCATCTTTGGCGTTACGAAACTCGGAAGGAACCTAAAAGCAACCTCTTATGGAAAGTTGAAAATGTAAGCGACTCCCTGTGCAGACATTTCGGGCTGAACATTATGGCACCGACGCAATATCGTGGACGGGCCACAGGCTACGCGGACCCAAATTACATGGAGGACGACCCTACAGAACCGAATTTGAAATATTTTCGAGTATCAGCCGGAAACAACATGAGGTCCCCACTGTTCCCAAGAGCCAGATGGAAAGGAAATATCCCGGTGAGCTTCGGCGGAACTTGGGATGATAAGCATGAAACCCTCGACTCATTCCTCGTCACGGCTTATGCGGACTCAGCACCGCCAAAAATGTTCGCTTTTAAAATTGGTGAGATCGTTGAGTTTCACGATGGCCTCTGA
- a CDS encoding class I SAM-dependent DNA methyltransferase: MAMLTLSLAEIRNRAQKFANEWQGETREHAEAKSFWDGFFQVFGRTRREVASFEDPVKKLEGQGKHFIDLLWKGVLMAEHKSAGKDLGKAESQAMGYIQELINSGRRVEVPRYLILSDFARIALHDLDEGKQWEIKLEDLPKNVEAFGFLAGMRQVEIKPQDPVNIEAAEKMAELHDALLEGGYPSEQLDQFLTRILFCLFAEDTQIFEANQFASFLLNETRDDGSDLGAQLAQLFSVLNTHEDKRQKTLGEHFHAFPYVNGRLFADHLPFAGTDSKMRETLLATTDLNWSRISPAIFGSMFQGVMEPKERRQVGAHYTGEPDILKVINPLFMDNLRAELAVILPLKDKKERLRRVRAFHDKIATLNFLDPACGCGNFLIIAYRELRALETEVIKHELQLTGQANQTITDIELLTRVRVSQFHGIEIGHFPAEIARVAMWLMDHQANMHLSKELGRYFLRLPLTDAANIVAGNALQIPWESVVAKDKCSFILGNPPFVGKHLMTPEQGQDVERAWGGLKGSGVLDFVTAWYRLAAQYIQGTKISVAFVSTNSITQGEQPGIYWSELFNRFKIKIHFGYRTFKWLSEARGRANVHVVIIGFGAYDRPDKKIFDAGGAVTVQNASNISPYLIEGADLAVRSRNKPLQDVPRCVYGNKPTDGGGLIIEEEDRGDFLNQNPGADKYIRPLLCAEEYLYNKARWCLWLLNATPADLRTIGGIKDRLQRVKEFRLSSPKLPTQRMANQPSLFAEIRQPTTEFMVVPQHTSENRHYVPFGYFGPENVIHNSCSAIPGATPYHFGILASGLHMAWMKQICGRLESRYRYSTQLVYNNFPWPTPTAPQKSAVERAGQAVLEARAQFPDSNLADLYDPVSMPPLLAKAHETLDRAVDKCYRATGFQSDRERVEYLFKLYEGLIANEDELLAASKTKRPKKAQKESPN; this comes from the coding sequence ATGGCAATGCTCACACTCTCACTCGCCGAAATCCGAAACCGCGCCCAGAAATTCGCGAACGAGTGGCAGGGGGAAACCCGAGAACACGCCGAGGCAAAATCCTTTTGGGACGGTTTTTTTCAGGTTTTCGGTCGCACGCGCCGGGAAGTCGCCTCATTTGAGGACCCGGTGAAGAAGCTCGAGGGACAGGGCAAACACTTTATCGACCTACTTTGGAAGGGCGTGCTGATGGCGGAGCACAAATCGGCCGGCAAAGATCTCGGCAAGGCGGAAAGCCAGGCCATGGGATACATACAGGAGCTGATCAATTCCGGGAGGCGCGTTGAAGTCCCGCGCTACCTGATCCTTTCAGATTTCGCCCGCATCGCACTTCACGACCTCGACGAAGGAAAGCAGTGGGAGATCAAGCTCGAAGACCTTCCGAAAAATGTTGAAGCATTTGGATTTCTCGCCGGCATGCGCCAGGTCGAAATCAAACCTCAAGACCCGGTGAACATCGAGGCGGCCGAGAAAATGGCTGAACTCCACGACGCGCTGCTAGAGGGTGGATATCCTTCGGAACAACTCGATCAGTTCCTCACCCGCATACTTTTCTGCCTATTTGCCGAGGACACTCAGATTTTCGAAGCCAACCAATTCGCTAGCTTCCTCCTCAATGAAACTCGCGACGATGGCAGCGACCTTGGGGCACAATTGGCTCAGCTATTTTCGGTCCTGAACACCCACGAAGACAAACGTCAGAAAACCTTGGGTGAGCATTTTCACGCCTTTCCTTACGTAAACGGAAGACTCTTTGCCGACCACCTTCCCTTCGCTGGGACCGACAGCAAGATGCGGGAAACACTGCTCGCAACGACCGACTTGAACTGGTCTCGAATCAGTCCAGCCATTTTCGGCTCGATGTTCCAAGGGGTAATGGAGCCTAAGGAACGTCGTCAAGTCGGGGCCCACTACACCGGCGAACCCGACATATTGAAGGTGATCAACCCGCTGTTCATGGACAACCTGCGGGCGGAGCTAGCAGTCATTCTACCGCTGAAGGACAAAAAGGAACGGCTGCGTCGTGTCCGCGCCTTCCACGACAAAATCGCTACGTTGAACTTTCTCGACCCCGCCTGCGGATGCGGAAACTTCCTCATCATCGCTTACCGCGAGCTTCGCGCTCTCGAAACCGAGGTCATCAAACACGAACTCCAACTTACCGGCCAGGCAAACCAGACAATAACCGACATCGAGTTGCTCACCCGGGTCCGCGTCTCTCAATTCCACGGAATTGAGATTGGCCACTTTCCCGCTGAAATTGCTCGCGTGGCCATGTGGCTGATGGACCATCAGGCGAATATGCACTTGTCGAAGGAGCTGGGACGCTACTTCCTCCGGCTCCCTCTGACCGACGCTGCTAACATCGTGGCCGGAAATGCGCTGCAAATTCCTTGGGAGTCCGTAGTTGCAAAGGACAAGTGCTCCTTCATTCTGGGCAATCCACCGTTTGTGGGCAAGCACCTGATGACGCCAGAGCAAGGACAAGACGTTGAAAGAGCTTGGGGAGGATTAAAAGGGTCTGGAGTATTAGATTTCGTAACAGCCTGGTACCGTCTTGCTGCCCAATACATCCAAGGGACGAAAATCAGCGTGGCTTTCGTATCGACAAATTCAATTACGCAAGGCGAACAGCCCGGAATCTACTGGAGCGAGCTTTTCAATCGCTTCAAAATTAAAATCCATTTTGGTTACCGGACATTCAAATGGCTCAGCGAGGCCCGAGGCAGAGCGAACGTGCACGTAGTGATTATCGGCTTTGGAGCATACGATCGCCCTGATAAAAAGATCTTTGATGCCGGCGGAGCAGTGACTGTGCAAAATGCCTCCAATATCAGTCCTTATTTAATTGAGGGCGCAGATCTGGCAGTAAGATCCAGGAACAAGCCCCTTCAGGATGTACCTCGCTGCGTTTATGGCAACAAGCCCACAGATGGGGGCGGCTTGATCATTGAAGAAGAAGATCGTGGTGACTTCCTCAATCAAAATCCGGGTGCCGACAAATATATCCGACCGCTTCTTTGCGCAGAAGAATATTTATATAACAAAGCTCGCTGGTGCCTCTGGCTCTTGAATGCCACACCCGCCGATCTTAGGACAATTGGGGGTATCAAGGATCGCCTCCAGCGAGTAAAAGAATTTCGTCTGTCCAGCCCAAAATTGCCCACACAGCGGATGGCCAACCAACCTTCACTGTTTGCAGAAATTAGGCAACCAACCACCGAATTTATGGTGGTGCCTCAGCACACCTCAGAGAACCGGCACTACGTGCCCTTTGGTTACTTCGGCCCCGAGAACGTTATCCATAATAGTTGCTCTGCAATTCCCGGTGCTACGCCTTACCACTTTGGGATTTTGGCGTCGGGCCTTCACATGGCATGGATGAAACAAATCTGCGGGCGACTCGAAAGTAGATACCGGTATTCAACGCAGTTGGTTTACAACAATTTTCCGTGGCCGACACCTACCGCGCCCCAAAAATCCGCTGTGGAGAGAGCGGGGCAGGCAGTTTTGGAAGCCAGGGCGCAGTTTCCTGATTCCAATCTAGCAGATTTGTATGATCCGGTTAGCATGCCCCCTTTGCTCGCAAAGGCACACGAAACGTTAGATCGCGCCGTAGACAAATGCTACCGCGCCACCGGATTTCAGAGTGATCGTGAACGCGTTGAATACCTCTTCAAGCTGTACGAGGGCCTTATCGCCAACGAAGACGAACTCCTTGCGGCATCGAAAACGAAGAGACCGAAAAAAGCCCAGAAAGAGTCCCCGAACTGA
- a CDS encoding CopG family transcriptional regulator → MKEPQPHDKPANSRNERPETSMRVTLSLGKDAYDRLDRLSRALSTYVPGGVSRSAVLRGLLEFAEEAALSVAETRLLMLNASINNPVGIPSPDFKPSADNRQPLVEEVKLWFDLKEKIFAQTKSAN, encoded by the coding sequence ATGAAAGAGCCACAGCCTCACGATAAGCCGGCGAATTCCCGCAATGAACGTCCCGAAACGTCAATGAGGGTGACCCTATCTCTCGGGAAAGACGCCTATGACCGTCTGGATCGCCTGTCCCGTGCACTTTCAACCTACGTCCCAGGTGGGGTGTCGCGTTCCGCGGTGCTTCGTGGCCTTTTGGAATTCGCCGAAGAGGCCGCACTTTCCGTTGCTGAGACCAGATTGCTGATGCTTAACGCCTCTATCAACAATCCTGTCGGAATTCCAAGCCCGGACTTTAAGCCTTCCGCTGACAATCGCCAGCCGCTGGTGGAGGAAGTGAAATTATGGTTCGACCTGAAGGAAAAGATTTTTGCTCAAACCAAATCGGCAAATTAA
- a CDS encoding AAA family ATPase, protein MNRLAALVAQPERPYILPGIYPGRLGVITAVGGASKSFMTLVACVQIAAGLPVLGGLWGPAVPGGRPVVFISREDDIIDLEARLYSICQHLQLTAGAAFEAYCHNLVVCNARFLEPTMDYGIILPEDANGKAIPPVLVVFDTLSRFLPPGTNENDAIQMTEFFVGIEDKLSDWGAGGLLIHHTNKAGMQAARDDLDAAGTERGSVAISFAARTAWSVRKPSQQKAAKHGISEEQRSHYVILEQTKINHGMMHDPQWFRKNSTGVPVPITTPAQSATRPAANRPRIGGVLDDPSTDTARS, encoded by the coding sequence GCGGTTGGAGGAGCATCCAAATCGTTCATGACACTCGTTGCTTGTGTGCAGATCGCCGCAGGCCTGCCGGTGCTCGGGGGCCTCTGGGGGCCAGCGGTGCCAGGAGGGCGACCGGTGGTATTCATCTCACGGGAGGATGACATCATCGACCTTGAAGCTCGGTTGTATTCTATCTGCCAACATTTGCAGCTCACCGCTGGAGCCGCCTTCGAAGCCTACTGTCACAACCTGGTGGTCTGTAATGCCCGGTTTCTGGAGCCCACGATGGATTACGGGATTATCCTCCCCGAAGACGCCAATGGTAAGGCAATTCCTCCCGTCCTCGTGGTTTTTGACACGCTATCCAGATTTCTGCCTCCGGGTACCAATGAAAATGACGCGATTCAGATGACGGAATTTTTCGTGGGCATCGAAGACAAGCTGAGTGATTGGGGAGCTGGCGGGCTACTCATCCACCATACAAACAAAGCGGGCATGCAAGCCGCCCGGGATGACCTTGACGCCGCCGGGACGGAACGCGGATCGGTGGCTATTTCCTTCGCCGCCCGCACTGCGTGGTCGGTCAGAAAGCCGTCGCAACAAAAAGCGGCCAAACATGGAATCTCTGAGGAGCAGCGCAGCCATTACGTCATCCTCGAGCAGACCAAAATCAATCATGGAATGATGCACGACCCGCAGTGGTTTCGGAAGAACAGCACGGGTGTACCGGTCCCAATCACTACACCTGCCCAATCGGCAACAAGACCCGCTGCCAACCGGCCCCGGATCGGAGGTGTCTTGGATGATCCCTCCACCGACACGGCCCGGTCATGA